One genomic window of Candidatus Nitrospira inopinata includes the following:
- a CDS encoding DNA-3-methyladenine glycosylase, with translation MEPTTVLARPYFLRPTLTVARDLIGKFLVRHNGQGVLAGKIVEVEAYVGTADKACHASKGRTARTDVMFGPPGVAYVYLIYGVYHCLNVVTEREGFPAAVLIRAVEVDGEIIDGPGRLCRAFGIDRSLNRLDLTARQSLWFEDRGARVSRGRINRFPRIGVDYAGEWARKPWRFRLRID, from the coding sequence ATGGAACCGACGACGGTGCTCGCACGACCATATTTTTTAAGGCCGACTCTCACGGTTGCCAGGGATCTAATCGGCAAATTCCTCGTTCGACACAACGGCCAAGGAGTATTGGCCGGGAAAATCGTCGAGGTCGAAGCCTACGTGGGAACCGCGGACAAAGCCTGTCATGCCTCGAAGGGGAGAACCGCTCGAACCGATGTGATGTTCGGGCCGCCCGGCGTGGCGTACGTCTATCTGATCTACGGGGTGTACCATTGTCTCAATGTGGTCACGGAACGGGAAGGATTTCCGGCGGCGGTGCTGATCAGAGCCGTGGAAGTTGACGGCGAGATCATCGACGGGCCCGGTCGTCTCTGCCGCGCGTTCGGCATCGATCGCTCGCTTAATCGGCTCGATCTGACGGCCAGGCAATCTCTATGGTTTGAGGATCGAGGCGCTCGCGTTTCGCGCGGCCGGATTAACCGGTTTCCCAGGATCGGCGTCGACTACGCGGGGGAGTGGGCGCGCAAGCCCTGGCGATTTCGGTTGCGAATCGATTAG
- a CDS encoding TonB-dependent receptor, translating into MGRLIMMLAAVMWSWGGEVIWAHDPDEEALDVPEVAVIGEEPVAASSQQFIPDKEILLQPQGRPAQVLRLIPGFVAVEHSGGAGKADQYFLRGFDADHGTDVGFFLDGMPINLRSHAHGQGYTDLNFIIPETIEGIDVHKGAYLPEYGDFVTAGAVNFRTRDLVKEGVIQGAGGEFSTQRYLLMFSPSTERTRTLVAAEGFYTNGPYLNDNQYHRVNLMGKATTTLMGRDELRLMTTFLQARWDGSGEIPLRAVTAGLLDRFGAVNPYEGGNTLRTTGHLNYHYDTTSGGRLFLDVYGQYYRLDLFTDFTFFLNDPVNGDGFAQFDRRVMYGGDVGCQQRIDLFGMPAIGTVGFQTRADDVSTKLGAQTLRVPTGATVDSETFTVSYAPFAKAEIQPLSWMRFAGGVRGEFFTFHVTNRCGTCVEQPEGRKGSGIILPKMSMILGPWARTEFFVNYGEGFHSNDARSAVALGASPLARARTYEVGVRSRPWGSEGLELIATAWRLDLKSELVFVGDEGTTEIRGATRRQGVEVAARGQVWGPLYVNGSFTWTHAEFRNGDAVPLAPEYTAYGAAILQWPEGLTSQLQATYLGVRPLIEDRSIRSPSWITFDLSQRYRLPVRLPHGRLEAFWFVQNLFNTEWEQAIFAFESRLRNEPAGVMDIHFVPGNPRTFLGGMAWYF; encoded by the coding sequence ATGGGGCGTCTCATCATGATGCTGGCGGCGGTGATGTGGAGTTGGGGCGGGGAGGTGATATGGGCCCACGATCCGGACGAGGAAGCCCTTGACGTTCCGGAGGTCGCGGTCATCGGCGAAGAACCGGTTGCCGCTTCGTCACAGCAGTTCATCCCGGACAAGGAAATTCTCCTTCAGCCCCAAGGTCGCCCCGCGCAGGTGCTTCGATTGATTCCCGGCTTCGTGGCCGTGGAACATTCAGGCGGCGCCGGCAAGGCCGATCAATACTTTCTCCGAGGCTTCGACGCGGACCATGGGACGGACGTCGGCTTTTTTCTCGACGGCATGCCGATCAACTTGAGAAGCCACGCGCACGGGCAGGGCTATACGGATCTGAATTTTATTATTCCTGAGACGATCGAGGGCATCGACGTCCACAAGGGGGCCTATCTCCCGGAGTACGGCGATTTCGTGACGGCGGGCGCGGTGAATTTTCGGACGCGCGATCTGGTCAAGGAGGGAGTGATTCAAGGGGCGGGCGGGGAATTCAGCACCCAGCGATACCTCCTGATGTTTTCTCCGAGCACGGAGCGAACGCGCACGTTGGTGGCCGCGGAGGGATTCTATACCAATGGTCCCTATCTCAACGACAACCAGTATCACCGAGTCAATTTGATGGGGAAAGCCACAACCACTCTAATGGGCAGGGATGAACTTCGGCTCATGACGACGTTTCTTCAGGCGCGATGGGACGGGTCCGGCGAGATCCCGCTTCGCGCGGTGACGGCCGGTCTGTTGGATCGCTTCGGGGCCGTCAACCCCTATGAAGGGGGCAACACGCTCCGAACGACGGGCCATCTGAATTATCACTATGACACGACGTCGGGCGGGCGGTTATTTCTCGACGTGTACGGGCAATACTATCGATTGGACCTGTTCACCGATTTTACGTTTTTTTTGAACGATCCGGTCAACGGCGACGGGTTCGCGCAATTCGATCGCCGCGTGATGTACGGCGGCGACGTCGGCTGCCAGCAGCGAATAGACCTCTTCGGCATGCCGGCCATCGGAACCGTGGGGTTTCAGACCAGAGCGGACGACGTCTCTACGAAATTGGGCGCGCAAACGCTGCGGGTTCCCACCGGCGCCACCGTTGATAGTGAGACCTTCACGGTCTCCTATGCCCCGTTCGCCAAAGCGGAGATTCAGCCGCTCTCATGGATGCGATTCGCGGGAGGAGTTCGCGGGGAGTTCTTCACCTTCCATGTGACGAATCGCTGCGGCACCTGCGTGGAGCAACCGGAGGGGCGGAAAGGGTCCGGCATCATTCTCCCGAAGATGAGCATGATTCTCGGCCCCTGGGCCAGGACGGAGTTCTTTGTCAACTACGGTGAAGGGTTTCACAGCAACGACGCGAGGTCGGCGGTGGCGCTCGGCGCGTCGCCGCTGGCGCGGGCGCGAACCTACGAGGTCGGGGTCCGATCGAGACCTTGGGGATCGGAAGGGCTTGAGCTGATCGCCACGGCGTGGCGCTTGGATCTCAAGTCGGAGCTTGTCTTCGTCGGCGACGAAGGAACGACCGAGATCCGCGGAGCCACCAGACGACAGGGAGTGGAAGTGGCGGCGAGAGGACAGGTCTGGGGGCCGTTGTACGTCAACGGCAGCTTCACCTGGACCCATGCGGAATTCCGAAACGGCGACGCCGTTCCGTTGGCGCCGGAATACACGGCCTACGGCGCGGCCATTCTCCAGTGGCCGGAAGGACTCACCTCCCAACTGCAAGCGACGTACTTGGGCGTTCGGCCGCTCATCGAGGATCGAAGCATCAGGTCGCCGTCATGGATCACCTTCGATCTATCGCAGCGGTATCGTCTTCCCGTGCGATTGCCGCACGGGCGGCTCGAAGCCTTTTGGTTCGTGCAGAATCTGTTCAATACCGAGTGGGAACAGGCGATCTTCGCGTTCGAATCGCGACTGAGGAACGAGCCGGCCGGGGTCATGGACATCCACTTCGTGCCGGGCAATCCCCGGACCTTCCTGGGAGGGATGGCGTGGTATTTTTGA
- a CDS encoding ATP-binding protein: MTTQPVRTKPTPETHLQRTLNSALNDMAAEAVLAAIFHQENGPLVERASRGFTPRDVQAILRTLSGYGTAIPAASAQDQDAGRTIRLRLIVPGAKSLLGVPLRHLNRIYGYLVIGRKEGVAFSKKDKAMLEQACDNVTKALEREGLFNTDVVLGRPYVAQEPAPPSPAGTEMFPALTKHFSPELQTKIEAVLTEAGQFVAFDRAWACYYDPLAGNVEVLGVVGDAKSEQKDAKKDLKPGQRLTLDSSAAGWAVRHRKPRVDHDLASTQGRFLDHKHLFKDRFQSSLVVPFFVRGQVGGTLTLGSKEPQRYQTTDARTLEPVILKLADLLQTPAVAPAAVSTTGDAAHQPASAVPLEPIIRKQERQAAIGEFSAFLATEIREPLASIRSQLEEVTAEGILDFDPQTRVENAMRDLIRIEAILNEILDFAKPLELNRQLCRVPEVLESSLMVLATDLEATRIHVTKDYATILAPVRGDEAKLQQVFLSIFRNACEAMTPGGHLHIQVTQHRAGKGVDVQVLIKNNGAPIPADLVDKVFEPFFTTKRSGIGLGLPTVKKIVEEHGGTIAISSAPDEGTTVTIKLPGVSRGPSFRHRGRGRRPHHRRTTTN; the protein is encoded by the coding sequence ATGACCACACAACCCGTTCGAACAAAACCGACGCCGGAAACCCATCTTCAACGGACGCTCAATTCCGCCCTGAACGACATGGCGGCGGAGGCGGTGCTGGCCGCGATCTTTCATCAGGAAAACGGCCCGCTCGTCGAACGGGCGTCGCGCGGGTTCACCCCACGCGACGTTCAGGCGATTCTTCGGACGCTGTCGGGATACGGAACCGCCATCCCCGCCGCATCGGCCCAGGATCAAGACGCGGGACGGACGATCCGCCTGCGACTGATCGTGCCCGGCGCCAAATCATTGTTGGGCGTTCCACTCCGTCACCTTAATCGCATCTACGGTTATCTGGTCATCGGGCGCAAAGAAGGCGTCGCGTTCTCAAAAAAAGACAAAGCGATGCTGGAACAGGCCTGCGACAACGTGACAAAAGCGCTGGAGCGGGAAGGACTGTTCAACACCGACGTCGTCCTCGGCCGCCCTTACGTGGCGCAGGAACCGGCGCCGCCGTCACCGGCGGGAACGGAGATGTTTCCGGCGTTGACGAAACACTTCTCCCCCGAGCTCCAAACGAAGATCGAGGCGGTCTTGACCGAGGCCGGTCAATTTGTCGCCTTCGACCGCGCCTGGGCCTGTTACTACGATCCCCTGGCCGGAAACGTGGAAGTGCTGGGCGTCGTCGGAGACGCCAAAAGCGAGCAAAAGGATGCCAAAAAAGACCTGAAACCCGGTCAACGGTTGACGCTCGACAGTTCCGCCGCGGGCTGGGCCGTCCGCCATCGCAAACCCCGCGTCGATCACGATCTCGCCTCGACGCAAGGCCGGTTTTTGGACCATAAACATTTGTTCAAAGATCGCTTCCAATCCTCGCTGGTCGTCCCGTTCTTCGTTCGCGGCCAAGTGGGCGGCACCCTCACATTGGGCTCAAAGGAACCCCAACGGTATCAGACGACCGACGCCCGCACGCTGGAGCCCGTGATCCTCAAGCTGGCGGATCTGCTCCAGACCCCGGCCGTCGCTCCCGCCGCCGTATCCACGACGGGCGACGCCGCGCACCAACCGGCCTCCGCGGTCCCGCTGGAACCCATCATCCGCAAACAGGAGCGCCAAGCCGCCATCGGCGAGTTCAGCGCGTTTCTGGCCACCGAGATTCGGGAACCGTTGGCTTCGATCCGCTCGCAGCTCGAAGAAGTCACGGCGGAAGGCATCTTGGACTTCGATCCCCAGACGCGCGTGGAAAATGCGATGCGCGACCTCATTCGCATCGAGGCGATTTTGAACGAGATCCTCGACTTCGCCAAGCCGCTGGAGCTCAATCGCCAGCTTTGCCGCGTCCCCGAAGTCCTGGAAAGTTCGCTCATGGTGCTCGCGACGGATCTCGAGGCCACCCGCATTCACGTCACCAAGGATTACGCCACCATCCTGGCTCCGGTACGCGGAGACGAAGCCAAACTCCAGCAGGTCTTCTTGAGCATCTTCCGAAACGCCTGCGAGGCCATGACTCCCGGCGGCCACCTTCACATTCAAGTCACCCAACATCGAGCGGGGAAGGGGGTGGACGTGCAGGTTCTCATCAAGAACAACGGCGCGCCGATTCCGGCCGACCTCGTGGACAAGGTGTTCGAGCCTTTCTTCACCACCAAACGATCCGGTATCGGCTTGGGACTCCCCACCGTCAAAAAAATCGTCGAGGAGCACGGCGGGACCATCGCCATCAGCAGCGCCCCCGACGAGGGAACCACCGTCACCATCAAGCTCCCGGGTGTCAGCAGAGGTCCTTCCTTCCGCCATCGGGGGAGAGGACGCCGTCCCCATCATCGCCGGACAACGACCAACTGA
- a CDS encoding deoxyhypusine synthase family protein: MKPTSISQFIDHHYRHFNAASLKDAAHGYRAHLEKGGKMLVTIAGAMSTAELGLSLAEMIRKDKVHAICCTGANLEEDVFNLVAHDHYERIPHYRELNARDEQRLLERHLNRVTDTCIPEEEAMRRVERAVFAEWSAADRSGQRYFPHEFLYRVLRQGTLKESYQIDPQDSWLHVAAERNLPMFVPGWEDSTLGNMYAAQCITKKIGNVHTVRSGIEYMIELADWYRRESAVQSVGFFQIGGGIAGDFPICVVPMLSQDLRLEQVPLWGYFCQISDSTTSYGSYSGAVPNEKITWGKLGADTPKFVIESDATIVAPLIFAYLLDW, from the coding sequence ATGAAACCAACGTCCATTTCGCAGTTTATCGATCACCACTATCGGCATTTCAACGCCGCGTCGCTGAAGGACGCGGCGCACGGGTATCGGGCTCACCTCGAAAAGGGCGGCAAGATGCTGGTGACGATCGCCGGTGCGATGAGTACGGCGGAGCTGGGCCTGTCGCTCGCGGAGATGATTCGCAAAGACAAGGTGCACGCCATCTGCTGCACGGGGGCGAATCTTGAGGAAGACGTGTTCAACTTGGTGGCCCATGACCATTACGAGCGCATTCCCCATTATCGAGAACTGAACGCGCGGGACGAGCAACGGTTGCTTGAGCGGCACCTGAATCGGGTGACCGACACCTGCATCCCCGAAGAAGAGGCCATGCGTCGCGTGGAGCGAGCCGTGTTCGCGGAGTGGTCGGCCGCGGACCGGTCCGGCCAACGGTACTTCCCGCACGAATTTTTGTACCGCGTTCTCCGTCAAGGAACGTTGAAGGAGTCCTATCAAATCGATCCACAGGACAGTTGGCTGCATGTGGCGGCGGAACGGAATCTGCCGATGTTTGTGCCGGGTTGGGAAGATTCGACATTGGGCAATATGTACGCGGCGCAGTGCATCACCAAGAAGATCGGCAACGTACACACGGTTCGGAGCGGGATCGAGTACATGATCGAACTGGCCGATTGGTACCGGCGCGAGTCCGCCGTTCAGTCGGTGGGCTTTTTCCAAATCGGAGGCGGGATCGCGGGGGATTTTCCCATCTGTGTCGTTCCCATGCTGAGCCAGGACCTGCGGCTGGAGCAGGTGCCTCTGTGGGGCTACTTCTGCCAAATCAGCGATTCGACGACCAGCTACGGTTCGTATTCGGGCGCCGTGCCGAACGAGAAAATCACCTGGGGTAAGTTGGGCGCCGACACGCCGAAGTTCGTGATCGAATCGGACGCCACCATCGTGGCGCCGCTCATCTTCGCCTATCTCCTCGATTGGTAG
- a CDS encoding DUF3842 family protein, giving the protein MRVCVIDGQGGGLGRLLVSGLRSTLGERHNVVALGTTPAAAKAMREAGAWCVRVGQSAIVHTLPTVDVIVGTLNLVLPGAMGGEITPAVAHAILNAKAKKVLLPVNGAHVEIVGTDDCTLHALIARSLAHVARCAGTSCPD; this is encoded by the coding sequence ATGCGAGTCTGCGTGATCGACGGACAGGGCGGCGGGCTGGGTCGGCTGCTGGTCTCCGGCCTGCGGAGCACCTTGGGAGAACGGCACAATGTCGTCGCGCTGGGCACCACTCCCGCCGCCGCAAAGGCGATGAGGGAAGCGGGCGCGTGGTGCGTGCGCGTCGGGCAATCGGCCATCGTGCACACTCTGCCGACCGTGGACGTCATCGTGGGCACGCTCAATCTTGTGTTGCCGGGAGCGATGGGCGGCGAGATCACGCCGGCCGTCGCCCATGCCATTCTGAACGCCAAGGCCAAGAAGGTCTTGCTCCCCGTCAATGGCGCGCACGTGGAAATCGTAGGGACCGACGATTGCACGCTTCACGCATTGATCGCACGGTCTCTCGCTCACGTCGCGAGGTGTGCCGGGACGTCTTGCCCGGACTAG
- the rfaD gene encoding ADP-glyceromanno-heptose 6-epimerase has protein sequence MSRLDEKSRVLVTGGAGFIGSALVWGLNRRGCDRLVLVDRLRSADKWRHLGPLRFQDYLEADELLPRLLNGSLGKFDIVLHMGACSSTTERDVAYLIKNNFEFTKFLCHWALETGARFIYASSAATYGDGSGGMSDTDPDLDRLRPLNAYGFSKQLFDRYAWRAGVLDRIVGLKYFNVFGPNEDHKGDMRSVVNKATAQAQAEGTIRLFKSYRREYQDGEQQRDFLYVKDAVAMTLYLADHPTAAGLFNIGSGEAHTWKQLALSVFRALGKEPKIEFIDMPEDLRSRYQYYTKADIGKLRATGYDRPMISLDLAVRDYVSNYLVPDRVLDPSTDTFSA, from the coding sequence GTGAGTCGCCTCGACGAAAAAAGTCGCGTTCTTGTTACGGGAGGAGCGGGCTTTATCGGCAGTGCCCTCGTGTGGGGGCTCAATCGGCGGGGCTGCGACCGCCTGGTGTTGGTCGACCGCTTGCGATCGGCGGACAAATGGCGGCATTTGGGTCCGCTTCGGTTTCAAGATTATCTTGAAGCCGACGAACTGTTGCCCCGTTTGCTCAATGGATCATTGGGCAAATTCGATATCGTCCTCCATATGGGCGCCTGTTCGTCCACCACGGAGCGCGACGTCGCCTATCTTATTAAAAATAACTTTGAGTTCACCAAGTTCCTCTGTCACTGGGCGCTCGAAACGGGCGCCCGGTTCATCTATGCCTCCTCGGCGGCGACCTATGGAGACGGGAGCGGCGGCATGAGCGACACCGACCCGGATCTGGATCGGCTGCGTCCCCTGAATGCCTACGGGTTTTCCAAACAATTGTTTGATCGGTACGCGTGGCGGGCCGGTGTGCTCGACCGAATCGTGGGGTTGAAGTACTTCAACGTATTCGGCCCCAATGAGGACCACAAGGGCGACATGCGAAGCGTGGTGAACAAGGCGACGGCGCAGGCGCAAGCCGAGGGAACGATCCGATTGTTTAAAAGCTACCGACGGGAGTATCAAGACGGTGAACAGCAGCGGGACTTTCTGTACGTGAAGGACGCGGTCGCGATGACGCTGTACCTGGCTGATCATCCCACGGCGGCCGGACTCTTTAACATCGGATCCGGCGAGGCGCACACGTGGAAACAATTGGCCCTGTCCGTGTTTCGGGCATTGGGGAAAGAACCGAAGATTGAATTCATCGACATGCCCGAGGATCTGCGCTCTCGCTATCAATACTACACCAAAGCCGATATCGGGAAATTGCGAGCGACCGGTTATGACCGGCCCATGATATCTCTCGACCTTGCGGTGCGCGACTATGTGTCCAACTATCTGGTGCCGGATCGCGTATTGGATCCCTCGACGGACACCTTCTCCGCTTAA